A region of the Sodalis ligni genome:
AGGATTTCGCCGTGATCCTTAATGAGTATGCCCTGGTGGTGGGGATCATTACCCTCAACGATGTCATGACCACCCTGATGGGGGATCTGGTGGGCCAGGGATTGGAAGAGCAAATCGTTACCCGGGATGAAAACTCCTGGCTTATCGAGGGCGGTACGCCCATCGACGACGTCATGCGGGTGCTGCATATCGATGAGTTTCCCCAGGCAGGCAATTACGAAACCATCGGCGGCTTCATGATGTTCATGCTGCGCAAGATCCCCAAGCGCACCGACTTTGTCCGCTATGCCGGCTTCAAATTCGAAGTGGTGGATATCGACAGCTATAAAATCGATCAATTACTGGTCACCCGGCTGGAAGAGAAGTCCGCCCTGGTGCTGGCGCCTACCTCCGACAAGACCCATGTAGCCTAGGAAAGACGGCCCGCCATAGCGAGGGATTGACCGGGGGGTTTGGCAAAGCGGATAACGGCCGGCGCCGGGGGAGAAGGATTGCCCCTGCCGATGCAAGGCATCCCACAGGGGCAAGTCCGTCAGGCCATCTCGGACTGCAATCGCATAACCTGCCGGTTTACTTCGGACATGACATGGAAGTGCTGCTTATCGCGGACCTTGGGCACCAGGATCTTACCTTTATCGAATTCAAAGGCGCCGAACCCCTTGATGTAGATTCTGCCGCGAAATAAGGTCTTAACGTAAGTTGCTACCTTGATAGCGTTAAAGCGATGGAAGATTCTCATTTTTTTACGTTGCTCCCGTAATTAACATCGTCCTGCCCTGCGAAACGCCAGTTGGCAAGAGTACTGACACTACCACTTATTAAGAGTGGCC
Encoded here:
- a CDS encoding DUF1107 domain-containing protein, translating into MRIFHRFNAIKVATYVKTLFRGRIYIKGFGAFEFDKGKILVPKVRDKQHFHVMSEVNRQVMRLQSEMA